From a region of the Enterobacter cancerogenus genome:
- a CDS encoding DUF1187 family protein: protein MFKITATIIKAGGTPAEWIRFSKHKMTREQCEKMFFRDKEAGKSYGAKVTIENFRCEKAK from the coding sequence ATGTTTAAAATCACAGCGACTATCATCAAAGCAGGAGGCACACCAGCTGAGTGGATTCGCTTTTCTAAACACAAAATGACTCGCGAACAATGCGAAAAAATGTTCTTCAGGGACAAAGAGGCTGGTAAATCCTATGGAGCTAAGGTCACGATCGAAAATTTTCGCTGTGAGAAGGCAAAATAG
- a CDS encoding DUF7146 domain-containing protein, with amino-acid sequence MKTAEAAKGRWTEILEHYGLPPITGKNHYKGECPVCGARSKFRIDDRGGAGTWICVCGSGDGMKLLSLTQTGKTFSALCAEVDQLIGNDYRREKISANSSAAKLRQRAISKFAKLLPLRGTNGEGYLRQRGINKLPSEAIRFCEKQRHAGRIYHALYALATDDKGELCYLHRTLLEGDRKAPLGESAKRQKSLQEDNYLEHARSVAIRMFPVSSTLGIAEGIETALSCYQIYGVNTWAVMNSNFMKKFRVPAGVKHLIVFADMDKHSATGQAAAFECAHANLLAKNDLVKVSVRWPDNSDFNDMLMNGDEVRELVFYKKQKEAA; translated from the coding sequence GTGAAGACAGCGGAAGCGGCGAAAGGTCGCTGGACAGAAATTCTTGAACATTACGGCCTGCCGCCAATAACCGGGAAAAATCACTATAAGGGTGAATGTCCGGTATGTGGCGCACGCAGCAAGTTTCGTATTGACGACCGTGGTGGTGCCGGAACGTGGATCTGCGTGTGCGGCAGCGGTGACGGCATGAAACTGCTTTCCCTCACGCAGACCGGGAAGACTTTCTCGGCACTTTGCGCCGAGGTGGATCAGCTCATTGGCAATGACTACCGACGGGAGAAAATCTCGGCCAACAGCTCTGCGGCGAAGCTACGCCAGCGTGCCATCAGTAAATTCGCGAAGCTGCTACCCTTGCGGGGTACCAACGGGGAAGGTTATTTGCGCCAGCGCGGGATCAACAAACTACCCTCTGAGGCGATCCGGTTCTGCGAAAAGCAGCGCCATGCAGGCAGGATTTATCATGCTCTCTATGCTCTTGCCACCGATGATAAAGGTGAGCTGTGCTATCTCCACCGGACCTTGCTCGAAGGGGATCGCAAAGCGCCGCTGGGCGAAAGCGCCAAACGGCAAAAATCCCTGCAGGAAGACAACTACCTCGAACACGCCCGCTCGGTAGCCATCCGTATGTTCCCAGTATCTTCAACGCTGGGGATCGCAGAGGGTATCGAAACGGCGCTCTCCTGCTATCAGATTTATGGCGTGAATACCTGGGCGGTTATGAACAGCAATTTCATGAAAAAATTCCGGGTGCCGGCAGGGGTAAAACATCTGATCGTTTTCGCTGACATGGACAAGCATTCTGCCACCGGTCAGGCGGCGGCGTTTGAGTGCGCCCATGCCAATCTGCTGGCGAAAAATGACCTTGTGAAAGTCAGCGTACGCTGGCCGGACAACAGTGACTTTAACGATATGCTCATGAATGGCGATGAGGTTCGTGAGTTGGTCTTCTACAAGAAACAAAAAGAGGCGGCATAA
- a CDS encoding putative hemolysin, whose product MKKAVIAASVILVAGCTSSQKQEKPIGMANPASVHCIKQGGKLDIVKESRGEVGYCTLPSGERIEEWALFRRDNMK is encoded by the coding sequence ATGAAGAAAGCCGTGATTGCCGCCTCAGTCATACTGGTTGCTGGTTGTACAAGTTCACAGAAGCAAGAAAAGCCTATCGGTATGGCAAATCCAGCGTCCGTTCACTGCATTAAACAGGGCGGGAAACTGGATATCGTTAAAGAATCTCGCGGTGAAGTGGGTTATTGCACATTACCATCAGGCGAGCGTATCGAAGAATGGGCTTTATTTCGTCGTGACAACATGAAATAA
- a CDS encoding antiterminator Q family protein → MRDIQQVLERWGAWAANNHEDVTWASIAAGFKGLVPARVKSRPQCCDDDAMILCGCIARLNKNNKDLHDLLVDYYVMGMTFMALARKHGCSDGHIGKKLQKAEGVIEGMLMMLDIRLEMDRNVEKSSFVIK, encoded by the coding sequence ATGCGGGACATCCAACAGGTATTAGAGCGCTGGGGAGCATGGGCCGCTAACAATCATGAAGATGTTACATGGGCTTCTATTGCTGCTGGGTTTAAAGGGCTCGTCCCGGCACGGGTAAAATCACGGCCACAATGCTGTGACGATGACGCAATGATTTTATGCGGATGTATAGCAAGACTAAACAAAAACAATAAGGATTTGCATGATCTGCTGGTGGATTATTATGTGATGGGCATGACGTTTATGGCGCTGGCCCGCAAGCATGGCTGCTCTGACGGTCATATTGGTAAAAAACTTCAGAAAGCTGAGGGTGTGATTGAGGGCATGTTGATGATGCTTGATATCCGGCTGGAAATGGATCGCAATGTTGAAAAAAGTTCGTTTGTGATTAAGTAA